The proteins below are encoded in one region of Ephemeroptericola cinctiostellae:
- a CDS encoding class I SAM-dependent methyltransferase, with protein MKKVWESLSNSGTQEEAYPDNPRTDIRGMFSFQPKRILDIGCGLGAVSGTIKHDFPETFAWGCELNPITADVAQTRLDKVSRSPMEAWGGDELELLKSVDTVLLLDVLEHMYNPWSTLQILREHLPEHAQVIVSLPNCANIHIFHELANGFWHYKPAGVLDVTHIRFFTQYEMQKMFYETRFKVARQAYPYFLPYIQEDRVFPFWFGGESMQVHVKDQSHWESLNAVQIYFNLVTAYDEQLNEEELMLKHGRHPETLS; from the coding sequence ATGAAAAAAGTTTGGGAGTCATTGTCTAATTCAGGGACACAAGAGGAGGCATATCCTGATAACCCGCGCACAGACATACGAGGCATGTTTTCCTTTCAACCCAAACGAATTTTGGACATTGGCTGTGGCTTGGGGGCGGTCAGTGGGACGATCAAGCATGATTTTCCAGAGACATTTGCATGGGGGTGTGAGCTCAATCCCATCACCGCTGATGTGGCGCAGACCCGCTTGGATAAAGTGAGTCGATCACCAATGGAGGCGTGGGGGGGCGATGAACTGGAGCTGTTAAAATCAGTGGACACTGTATTGTTGCTTGATGTCCTTGAGCACATGTACAACCCATGGTCGACATTGCAAATTTTACGCGAACATCTGCCAGAGCACGCACAGGTGATTGTGAGTTTACCCAATTGTGCCAACATCCATATTTTTCATGAGCTGGCCAATGGATTTTGGCATTACAAACCAGCAGGGGTGTTGGATGTGACTCACATTCGCTTTTTCACACAGTATGAGATGCAGAAAATGTTTTATGAAACGAGATTTAAGGTGGCGAGGCAAGCTTATCCCTATTTCTTGCCTTACATTCAAGAGGATCGGGTGTTTCCATTTTGGTTTGGTGGTGAATCCATGCAAGTGCATGTGAAAGATCAATCGCATTGGGAAAGTTTAAATGCTGTTCAAATCTATTTTAACCTCGTTACTGCGTATGATGAGCAGTTGAATGAGGAGGAATTGATGCTTAAACATGGACGCCATCCTGAAACACTCTCATGA
- a CDS encoding NAD(P)/FAD-dependent oxidoreductase, translating to MKQSIHTIIIGAGAAGMMAAAVAGQRGVKVVLMDHATKIGEKIRISGGGRCNFTNTALDGGDASPYFVSQNPRFVRSAMSQYTARDFMNLLREHRVRYHEKHKGQLFCDDSAQNIIDVLFAECEKGGVQWRTGCSVTAVHAVNDGSGMRFELETSTAGTWRCAHLIIATGGYSIPAIGASGFGYTLAEQFNHTISPTAPALVPLTFAEWGKQGWTELAGLALPVRIGTAEGKKNMSFDEDVLISHKGLTGPGVLQISSYWQAGAAITLNLQPDVDLECALCQGKVGAKVQLDTALAQLVPNLPKRLLAHLLSKPDFEKIAKHKWADVPDKALKQLAQQVNQWRLMPSGTEGYKKAEVTRGGVAVKELNGGTMESRLHEGLYFVGEVVDVTGWLGGYNFQWAWASGMAAGRSVSD from the coding sequence ATGAAGCAAAGTATTCACACCATCATCATCGGGGCGGGAGCAGCAGGAATGATGGCCGCCGCAGTGGCTGGGCAACGTGGCGTTAAAGTGGTATTGATGGATCATGCGACAAAAATCGGGGAAAAAATTCGAATTTCTGGCGGTGGACGGTGTAATTTCACCAATACAGCTTTGGATGGGGGCGATGCGTCTCCATATTTTGTGTCCCAAAACCCTCGTTTTGTGCGTTCTGCGATGAGCCAATATACCGCGCGTGATTTTATGAATTTGTTGCGTGAGCACCGCGTGCGTTACCATGAAAAACACAAAGGCCAGTTGTTCTGTGACGACTCAGCACAAAACATCATTGATGTGCTTTTTGCTGAATGTGAAAAAGGCGGGGTGCAATGGCGTACAGGCTGTTCGGTGACTGCTGTGCATGCCGTGAATGATGGTTCTGGGATGCGATTTGAGCTGGAAACCAGTACGGCTGGGACATGGCGATGTGCACATTTAATCATTGCCACTGGTGGGTACTCAATTCCAGCGATCGGTGCGAGTGGTTTTGGTTACACTTTGGCTGAACAATTTAATCACACGATTTCACCGACTGCCCCAGCTTTGGTGCCTTTGACTTTTGCAGAATGGGGCAAGCAAGGCTGGACTGAGTTGGCAGGATTGGCTTTGCCTGTGCGCATCGGCACGGCGGAGGGCAAAAAAAACATGTCTTTTGATGAAGATGTTTTAATCAGTCATAAAGGCCTGACCGGGCCTGGGGTGTTGCAGATTTCCAGTTATTGGCAAGCGGGTGCTGCGATTACCTTGAATTTGCAACCCGATGTTGACCTTGAGTGTGCGCTGTGTCAGGGTAAAGTGGGGGCTAAAGTTCAGTTGGATACGGCATTGGCACAGCTTGTCCCCAATTTGCCCAAACGTCTGTTGGCGCACCTTTTGAGCAAGCCTGATTTTGAAAAAATAGCCAAACACAAATGGGCGGATGTGCCTGATAAAGCATTGAAACAATTGGCGCAGCAGGTCAATCAATGGCGTTTGATGCCAAGTGGCACAGAAGGTTATAAAAAAGCTGAAGTCACACGCGGCGGCGTGGCGGTGAAGGAGCTGAACGGTGGGACAATGGAGTCGCGCTTGCATGAAGGGCTGTATTTCGTTGGTGAAGTGGTGGATGTGACGGGATGGCTTGGTGGTTACAATTTTCAATGGGCATGGGCCAGCGGCATGGCTGCAGGTCGGTCTGTTTCTGATTAG
- a CDS encoding type I secretion system permease/ATPase, with translation MSNNPPVVPDGVDVTQNSHQPTVDTGLACLVIMAQLHGVPADADQLSHQYKDRNHTFSQTEILLAAKQLELKAKAVKINLDRLEKTPLPAVARGKDGQFFILARFDKNQVLIQSPIVGRPESLSIEELQARWDGDLILFTSRASLAGDMAKFDFTWFIPAVVKYRKLLGEVLLISFVLQLFALITPMFFQVVMDKVLVHRGFTTLDVIAIGLFVVVTFEVVLTGLRSYVFSHTTSRIDVELGAKLFRHLLALPMAYFQSRRVGDSVARVRELENIRSFLTGNVVTLILDLVFSVVFLGVMFYYSGWLTLIVVISLPCYFLLSMAFTPVLRRRLNDQFNQGAENQAFLVETITGIDTVKAMAVEPHWTRKWDKQLAHYVSTTFKTANISTIANSGVSLVSKLVTVATMYVGARLVIDNQLTVGQLIAFNMLAGQVAQPVMRLAQLWTNFQQVGISIQRLGDILNTRTEIAGNKSALPRLSGRVTLDDVVFRYRPDGQEVLKKVRLDIGAGEVLGIVGRSGSGKSTLTKLIQRLYVPESGRVLVDGIDLALVDSSSLRRQIGVVLQENMLFNRSIRENIALTQPGAPLDVVMQAAKLAGAHEFILELPEGYDTMVGEHGSSLSGGQRQRIAIARALITNPRILIFDEATSALDYESERIIQNNMKAICKGRTVIVIAHRLSAVRDANRIVVMDHGKIIEMGSHNDLIQKEKGAYAYLYRLQQGAQS, from the coding sequence ATGTCGAACAATCCACCCGTAGTACCTGATGGGGTCGATGTCACACAAAACTCTCATCAACCCACTGTAGATACGGGGCTTGCCTGTTTGGTCATCATGGCTCAATTGCATGGTGTGCCTGCGGATGCAGACCAACTCAGCCATCAATACAAAGATAGAAACCACACCTTCAGCCAGACTGAAATCTTACTTGCAGCCAAACAACTCGAATTAAAAGCTAAAGCGGTCAAAATCAACCTTGATCGTCTGGAAAAAACGCCATTGCCTGCGGTGGCGCGTGGTAAAGATGGGCAGTTCTTTATTTTGGCGCGTTTTGATAAAAACCAAGTCCTGATTCAATCGCCCATTGTCGGGCGGCCTGAGTCTTTGTCGATTGAGGAACTTCAAGCGCGCTGGGATGGGGATTTGATTTTATTCACATCGCGTGCTTCATTGGCAGGCGATATGGCCAAATTCGATTTCACGTGGTTTATTCCTGCGGTGGTCAAGTACCGTAAATTGTTGGGTGAGGTGTTGTTGATTAGCTTTGTCTTGCAACTGTTTGCATTGATTACACCGATGTTCTTTCAGGTGGTGATGGACAAAGTGCTGGTGCACCGTGGCTTTACGACGCTTGATGTGATTGCGATTGGGCTGTTTGTGGTGGTGACGTTTGAGGTGGTGTTGACGGGCTTGCGCAGCTATGTGTTTTCGCACACCACCAGCCGGATTGATGTGGAGCTGGGTGCAAAATTGTTTCGACATTTGCTGGCATTGCCGATGGCATATTTTCAGTCACGCCGAGTCGGTGATTCGGTTGCACGTGTGCGTGAGTTGGAAAATATTCGTTCATTCTTGACGGGCAATGTGGTCACATTGATTTTGGATTTGGTGTTCTCAGTGGTGTTTTTGGGCGTGATGTTTTACTACAGCGGTTGGTTGACATTGATTGTGGTGATTTCGTTACCGTGTTATTTCTTGTTGTCTATGGCGTTTACGCCTGTGTTGCGCCGCCGCTTGAATGATCAATTCAATCAAGGTGCAGAGAATCAAGCATTTCTTGTGGAAACGATCACAGGCATTGATACGGTCAAAGCAATGGCAGTTGAGCCGCATTGGACGCGCAAATGGGACAAACAGCTTGCACATTATGTGAGCACCACCTTTAAAACGGCGAATATCAGCACCATCGCCAACAGCGGTGTGAGTTTGGTCAGCAAGCTGGTGACAGTGGCAACAATGTATGTGGGTGCGCGTTTGGTGATTGATAACCAGCTCACGGTGGGGCAATTGATTGCCTTTAACATGCTGGCAGGTCAAGTGGCGCAGCCTGTGATGCGTTTGGCTCAGTTGTGGACAAACTTTCAACAGGTCGGTATTTCGATTCAACGGCTCGGGGATATTCTTAATACACGCACCGAAATTGCAGGCAATAAAAGTGCGTTACCACGTCTTTCCGGGCGCGTGACTTTGGATGATGTGGTGTTTCGCTATCGCCCAGATGGTCAGGAAGTGCTGAAAAAAGTGCGCCTTGACATCGGTGCAGGTGAGGTGTTGGGCATTGTTGGTCGTTCAGGGTCTGGGAAAAGTACGCTGACCAAACTCATTCAACGCCTGTATGTGCCTGAAAGTGGTCGTGTGCTGGTGGATGGAATCGACTTGGCTTTGGTTGATTCATCCAGTTTGCGTCGTCAAATTGGCGTGGTTTTACAGGAAAATATGTTATTTAATCGCAGCATTCGCGAAAACATTGCCTTAACGCAACCAGGTGCGCCGTTGGATGTGGTCATGCAAGCCGCTAAATTGGCGGGTGCGCATGAGTTCATTTTAGAATTGCCAGAGGGCTACGACACCATGGTCGGTGAGCACGGCTCCAGCTTGTCTGGCGGTCAACGCCAACGCATCGCGATTGCCCGTGCACTCATCACCAATCCACGGATCTTGATTTTTGATGAAGCCACCAGTGCGTTGGATTATGAGTCTGAACGCATCATCCAAAACAACATGAAAGCGATTTGCAAAGGCCGTACGGTCATTGTCATTGCCCACCGCTTATCGGCTGTGCGTGATGCCAATCGCATTGTGGTCATGGATCATGGGAAAATAATCGAAATGGGCAGTCACAACGACCTCATTCAAAAAGAGAAGGGCGCGTATGCTTACCTGTACCGCTTGCAACAAGGAGCGCAGTCATGA
- a CDS encoding LysR substrate-binding domain-containing protein — MKSISDLVFFELLAQHVSLASAAEAMDVTPPAVSRRLSQMEKRLKVKLLNRTTRRLSLTPEGELYLERGCTILSELAALERDLTNLNSLPSGCLSINATHGFGRQFLPNVISDFVSLYPEVSVVLHISDQPMSISEHGIDIGIRPSTPPNSRLHAKMLAHNPRVLCAAPAYVQKYGMPKVPRDLQTLNCIVTRENSTTFSNWQLTDGKSQETIKVRGSLSTNQGEIALDWALAGHGVLLRSEWAVSKHIVAGTLVRVLPSWQGPSADIHAIYAPRKIPQAKVSAFINFLKDRLSAEMSNR; from the coding sequence ATGAAATCTATTTCCGATCTCGTTTTTTTTGAGCTGCTTGCTCAACATGTCAGTCTGGCTTCAGCCGCTGAAGCAATGGATGTGACGCCACCTGCGGTTAGCCGACGTTTGTCTCAGATGGAGAAAAGGTTAAAGGTCAAGTTGCTCAATCGCACCACACGACGACTGAGCCTGACACCAGAAGGTGAGTTATATTTGGAGCGGGGCTGCACCATTTTGAGCGAACTGGCTGCTTTGGAACGGGACTTAACGAATTTAAATAGCTTACCAAGCGGGTGTTTAAGCATTAATGCAACGCATGGGTTTGGGCGGCAATTTTTGCCAAATGTAATCAGTGATTTTGTGAGTCTCTATCCTGAAGTCAGTGTTGTTTTACACATCTCTGACCAACCGATGTCAATTTCAGAGCATGGGATTGACATCGGGATTCGCCCCAGTACACCGCCAAACAGCCGATTGCACGCCAAGATGCTTGCACACAATCCACGTGTGTTATGTGCTGCACCTGCGTATGTGCAGAAATATGGCATGCCCAAGGTGCCACGTGATCTGCAAACTTTAAATTGTATTGTAACGAGAGAAAACTCGACGACCTTCAGCAATTGGCAGCTCACAGATGGTAAAAGCCAAGAAACGATCAAGGTTCGCGGTTCACTTAGTACCAATCAAGGTGAGATTGCCCTTGATTGGGCTTTGGCAGGGCATGGGGTTTTGTTGCGCTCAGAGTGGGCTGTCAGTAAACACATTGTTGCGGGCACCTTGGTTCGAGTGCTTCCGTCGTGGCAAGGACCAAGTGCAGACATTCATGCTATTTATGCACCACGAAAGATACCTCAGGCTAAGGTCAGCGCATTCATTAATTTTTTGAAGGATCGGTTGTCTGCTGAAATGTCAAATCGTTGA
- a CDS encoding AEC family transporter: MDIKEVLTRVGFLICIALVGIFVGKKIKINQKDISTLLVYVISPAVMFVSVLQAPKGNYLQFSIAAFLFCSVTALLAYQMGRLIWVDHTKNLFAFSGGTGNTGYFGLPIALAMFDKTGAAIAVFIILGVNLYEFTVGYYITSLGQHSIKDSFKKVIKMPILYSFALAYVLKLTDLTPNDVIINSLSNFKGTYSVLGMMVIGITLSKFEHFEVDLKFLAAALGWKYMYWPAAILLLIHACGATIGSTEKAVVLLMACVPMAGNTVVIANELNVHPEKAATAVMLSTILAIVSVPLMMIFIN, encoded by the coding sequence ATGGATATTAAAGAGGTTTTAACAAGGGTTGGTTTTTTAATATGCATTGCATTGGTGGGCATATTTGTAGGTAAAAAAATTAAAATCAATCAAAAAGACATTTCGACGTTATTGGTGTATGTGATTTCGCCTGCGGTTATGTTTGTTTCTGTGCTGCAAGCCCCTAAGGGAAATTATTTACAGTTTTCTATTGCTGCGTTTTTATTTTGCTCAGTCACTGCGCTTTTGGCGTATCAAATGGGTCGACTCATTTGGGTCGATCACACTAAAAACTTATTTGCATTTTCAGGCGGCACGGGGAATACGGGTTATTTTGGTTTGCCGATTGCGTTGGCGATGTTTGATAAAACAGGTGCAGCGATTGCAGTTTTTATTATTCTTGGGGTTAATTTATATGAATTTACGGTGGGCTATTACATCACCTCATTAGGACAGCACTCAATAAAAGACAGCTTTAAAAAAGTGATCAAGATGCCCATTCTGTATTCATTTGCACTGGCGTATGTATTGAAATTAACCGATTTAACACCCAACGATGTGATTATCAACAGTTTAAGCAATTTCAAAGGAACGTACAGTGTTTTAGGCATGATGGTGATAGGCATTACGCTGTCTAAATTTGAACACTTTGAGGTTGATTTGAAATTTCTAGCCGCTGCATTGGGCTGGAAATACATGTATTGGCCTGCGGCTATTTTGCTCCTCATCCATGCATGTGGAGCAACAATCGGCAGCACCGAAAAAGCAGTGGTTTTGCTGATGGCTTGCGTACCGATGGCGGGTAATACCGTGGTGATTGCCAATGAATTGAATGTACATCCTGAAAAAGCCGCAACAGCTGTGATGCTAAGCACCATTTTGGCGATTGTGAGTGTGCCTTTAATGATGATATTCATAAATTAA
- a CDS encoding sulfite exporter TauE/SafE family protein gives MQGSTLIIQTLELLCLGAGLGFFGGLFGIGGGIIAIPMLVMGFGMPQAMAQGTVLVIMVPNLLVSWWQYARQHPIPFGTMLRIGVVASLSTWAVAHVATSVNQAALHLVFNVFLLMLGVRLLKVNRAQTIQPMHRPFASKFMPLVGVIGGGCMGLLGVGGGLVATPLFTRWFGQKQVAAQGLSLALVAPSALIALLSYSTAQQVYWSMGAGGILTVSAGVAVAHSLPEAKIRTIFAVMLLLTALWSILRVTLGV, from the coding sequence ATGCAAGGCTCTACACTTATCATTCAAACGCTTGAACTGTTGTGTCTGGGCGCTGGGCTTGGGTTTTTTGGCGGTTTATTTGGCATTGGCGGTGGCATCATCGCAATACCGATGTTGGTGATGGGCTTTGGTATGCCACAAGCCATGGCGCAAGGCACCGTCTTGGTGATAATGGTGCCCAATCTACTCGTCAGCTGGTGGCAATACGCCCGACAGCACCCCATCCCCTTTGGCACAATGCTTCGAATTGGGGTTGTCGCTTCATTGAGCACATGGGCGGTCGCCCATGTGGCGACAAGTGTCAATCAAGCCGCATTGCATTTGGTTTTCAATGTTTTCCTTTTGATGCTCGGTGTGCGTTTATTAAAAGTGAATCGAGCACAAACCATTCAACCCATGCATCGCCCGTTTGCATCAAAATTCATGCCTTTGGTGGGTGTAATTGGTGGTGGCTGCATGGGGTTGTTGGGTGTCGGCGGTGGTTTGGTGGCCACCCCACTGTTCACCCGTTGGTTTGGGCAAAAGCAGGTTGCGGCACAAGGATTGTCTCTCGCCTTGGTGGCTCCAAGCGCATTGATCGCTTTACTCAGTTACAGTACGGCACAACAAGTGTACTGGAGCATGGGCGCAGGCGGCATACTGACAGTCTCAGCAGGTGTCGCGGTGGCTCACAGTTTACCCGAAGCGAAGATACGCACCATCTTTGCCGTGATGTTACTTCTGACTGCACTGTGGTCAATATTGCGAGTCACTTTGGGGGTATGA
- a CDS encoding UvrD-helicase domain-containing protein, whose product MNNLEKQMSVLNPTQLQAVTLPAQSALVLAGAGSGKTSVLTTRMAWLISTGQARMPSILAVTFTNKAAKEMMTRLSGLLPMNTRGMWVGTFHGLCNRFLRAHHRESNLPQTFQILDTADQLSAIKRLLKGLQVDTEKFIPKQVQNFINSSKEEGLRSSDVEAKDYFYKKMQEIYAAYEVQCQREGVVDFSELLLRAYEVLKANEALRAHYQARFSHILIDEFQDTNSLQYAWLKLLASPQTVMMAVGDDDQSIYAFRGAKVENMRDFEREFAQHNVIKLEQNYRSYGHILNAANALIKQNANRLGKNLWTDRGHGEPVRIYEAASDYAESDFVIEQIKAQISEGAARKDIAVLYRANAQSRIIEHALFNAGIPYRVYGGLRFFERAEIKHALAYLRLIDNPHDDTSFMRVVNFPTRGIGTRTLEQLQDIAKALNSSLWGAVQHATGAGAAKLMAFARMIDSMRFDTEHLPLSELVDHVTTHSGLMAHYNADKEGADRIENLNELVNAAAAFTQIEGHASDASAAATAEDNTVMSPLAGFLSHAALEAGDNQAQAGQDAVQLMTVHAAKGLEFDTVFVLGLEEGLFPHENSLSDEGGVEEERRLMYVAITRAQTRLYMTLAQQRMLHGKTRYGIKSRFLDELSEDDLKWLTPRVRYDAWAATAQTGEVETPSFGSFKETKKDTLGYRVGQSVGHAKFGDGVVVKLEGSGEDTRAYINFGGKVGIKCLALSIAKLEVR is encoded by the coding sequence ATGAATAATCTCGAAAAACAAATGTCTGTCCTCAATCCCACACAGCTGCAAGCCGTGACGCTACCTGCGCAATCCGCGCTGGTTCTCGCGGGGGCGGGTTCGGGTAAAACCAGTGTGTTGACCACGCGCATGGCATGGTTGATCAGCACGGGTCAGGCGCGCATGCCGTCGATTCTGGCTGTGACGTTCACCAACAAGGCGGCAAAAGAAATGATGACTCGCTTATCAGGCTTGTTGCCGATGAATACGCGAGGCATGTGGGTGGGTACGTTTCATGGGTTGTGCAATCGTTTTTTACGGGCGCATCATCGCGAATCGAATTTACCACAGACTTTTCAAATTTTAGACACCGCTGATCAGCTTTCGGCAATCAAGCGATTGCTCAAAGGTTTGCAAGTGGATACTGAAAAGTTCATCCCCAAGCAAGTACAAAATTTCATCAACAGTTCTAAAGAAGAAGGCCTGCGTTCGTCCGATGTCGAAGCGAAGGATTATTTTTATAAAAAAATGCAGGAGATTTACGCCGCTTACGAGGTGCAATGCCAGCGCGAGGGGGTGGTTGATTTTTCTGAGTTGTTGTTGCGTGCATATGAAGTGCTCAAAGCCAACGAAGCTTTGCGTGCCCATTATCAAGCGCGATTTTCGCATATCCTGATTGATGAATTTCAGGACACCAACAGTTTGCAATATGCGTGGCTGAAGTTGCTCGCCAGCCCACAGACGGTGATGATGGCGGTGGGGGATGACGACCAATCGATTTATGCGTTTCGTGGGGCTAAAGTCGAAAACATGCGTGATTTTGAACGTGAATTTGCGCAACACAATGTGATTAAATTGGAGCAAAACTATCGCTCTTACGGTCACATTCTCAACGCGGCCAATGCTTTGATTAAACAAAATGCCAATCGTTTGGGCAAAAACCTGTGGACGGATCGTGGTCATGGTGAGCCTGTGCGCATTTATGAAGCGGCCAGCGATTATGCTGAATCGGATTTTGTCATTGAACAAATCAAGGCGCAGATCAGTGAGGGCGCGGCTCGCAAAGACATCGCCGTGTTGTATCGAGCCAATGCCCAATCGCGCATCATCGAGCACGCTTTATTCAATGCAGGCATCCCATACCGCGTGTATGGCGGCTTGCGTTTTTTTGAACGGGCTGAAATTAAACATGCGTTGGCCTATTTGCGTCTGATTGACAACCCTCATGACGACACATCGTTTATGCGCGTAGTCAACTTTCCCACGCGCGGCATTGGCACTCGCACTTTGGAGCAATTGCAAGACATTGCCAAAGCCCTCAACTCATCCTTGTGGGGGGCGGTGCAGCATGCCACAGGCGCAGGAGCCGCCAAGCTGATGGCTTTTGCCCGCATGATCGACAGCATGCGCTTTGACACCGAACATTTGCCTTTATCTGAGCTGGTCGATCATGTGACCACGCACAGTGGCTTGATGGCGCATTACAACGCCGATAAAGAGGGGGCAGATCGCATCGAAAACTTGAATGAATTGGTCAATGCCGCCGCCGCATTCACACAGATTGAAGGCCATGCCTCCGATGCATCTGCCGCCGCAACCGCAGAAGACAACACGGTCATGAGCCCATTGGCAGGCTTTCTCAGCCATGCGGCGTTGGAAGCGGGCGACAATCAAGCGCAAGCAGGACAAGATGCAGTGCAATTGATGACCGTACATGCTGCTAAAGGTTTGGAGTTTGATACAGTGTTTGTTTTGGGTTTGGAGGAGGGCTTGTTTCCCCACGAAAACAGTTTGTCTGATGAAGGTGGTGTTGAAGAAGAACGTCGTTTGATGTACGTTGCCATCACGCGTGCGCAAACCCGTTTGTACATGACTTTGGCACAACAACGCATGTTGCATGGCAAAACCCGTTATGGCATTAAATCACGCTTCTTGGATGAATTGTCCGAGGATGATCTCAAATGGCTCACACCTCGTGTGCGCTACGATGCTTGGGCCGCAACTGCTCAAACGGGTGAAGTGGAAACGCCATCGTTTGGTAGTTTCAAAGAAACCAAAAAAGACACGCTTGGTTATCGGGTCGGGCAATCGGTTGGTCATGCTAAATTTGGCGATGGTGTGGTTGTCAAACTCGAAGGCAGTGGTGAAGATACGCGTGCTTACATTAATTTTGGTGGCAAAGTGGGTATTAAGTGCTTGGCGTTGAGTATTGCAAAGCTAGAAGTGCGGTAA
- the recQ gene encoding DNA helicase RecQ produces the protein MPPLTALSVLQTTFGYPAFRGHQGDIIQNIIDGHDALVLMPTGAGKSLCYQIPAIVRRGVGVVVSPLIALMQDQVDALNELGVKAAFLNSTQDYETAQDVERQLRAGALDLLYVAPERLLMPRTLDLLQSLDIALFAIDEAHCVSQWGHDFRPEYIKLSVLHEQFPSVPRVALTATADPQTRAEIALRLQLTEAREFVSSFDRPNIRYTIVEKNNGRAQLLNYLKAEHAGDAGIVYCLSRKKVEETADFLSKNGIPALPYHAGLDISVRAANQARFLREDNLVMTATIAFGMGIDKPNVRFVAHLDLPKSIEGYYQETGRAGRDGAPANAWMAYGLQDVVQQRRMIAESEAGDDFKRVQYAKLDAMIGLCETITCRRVQLLHYFDQSSEPCGNCDTCLHPPKAVDGTEQVQKLLSTVYRVKQRFATGHIIDVLRGIDTERVQQFHHAELSTFGIGADASEAEWRAVIRQTIAQNLLTVDFESFSSLQLTELARPVLKGEQKVKLRIYEKPVKTKRTANHSSANVQDANLSDIEKAIFAALRSWRFETARAHNVPAYVIFHDATLREIAIEKPTHLNELRGLSGVGEKKLDNYGAEIIEVVAEFI, from the coding sequence ATGCCCCCTCTCACTGCCCTGTCCGTCTTACAAACCACTTTTGGTTACCCTGCTTTTCGAGGTCATCAAGGTGACATCATACAAAACATCATTGATGGCCATGATGCGTTGGTGCTTATGCCGACAGGTGCGGGTAAATCATTGTGCTACCAAATTCCAGCGATTGTCCGTCGAGGCGTGGGTGTGGTGGTTTCGCCATTGATCGCACTGATGCAGGATCAGGTCGATGCCCTCAATGAATTGGGTGTGAAAGCGGCTTTTTTAAATTCGACACAGGACTATGAGACGGCACAAGATGTCGAACGACAATTGCGCGCGGGTGCTTTGGACTTGTTGTACGTTGCACCAGAGCGGCTGCTGATGCCACGCACTTTGGATCTGCTGCAATCGCTCGATATTGCTTTATTCGCGATTGATGAGGCCCATTGCGTCTCGCAATGGGGGCATGACTTCCGCCCCGAATACATCAAGCTGTCGGTGCTGCATGAGCAATTTCCAAGCGTACCTCGGGTCGCATTAACCGCCACTGCTGACCCACAAACCCGCGCAGAAATAGCGCTGCGTTTGCAATTGACTGAAGCACGTGAATTTGTTTCGTCCTTTGATCGCCCCAACATTCGCTATACCATCGTTGAAAAAAACAATGGCCGAGCACAGTTGCTTAACTACCTCAAAGCCGAACATGCTGGTGATGCGGGAATTGTCTATTGCTTATCACGCAAAAAAGTCGAAGAAACAGCTGATTTTTTGAGCAAAAATGGCATCCCAGCCCTGCCGTACCATGCCGGATTGGACATCAGCGTGCGTGCCGCCAATCAAGCACGGTTCTTGCGTGAAGACAATCTGGTCATGACCGCAACCATCGCCTTTGGCATGGGCATCGACAAGCCAAACGTGCGCTTTGTCGCCCACCTTGATTTGCCCAAAAGCATTGAGGGCTACTATCAAGAAACAGGTCGTGCGGGGCGCGATGGCGCACCTGCCAACGCATGGATGGCCTACGGATTACAAGATGTGGTACAACAGCGGCGCATGATCGCCGAGTCCGAAGCAGGCGATGATTTCAAACGGGTGCAATACGCCAAGCTCGATGCCATGATTGGCCTGTGTGAAACCATCACCTGCCGCCGCGTGCAGCTGCTGCATTATTTTGATCAAAGCAGCGAGCCATGCGGCAACTGCGACACCTGCTTGCATCCGCCCAAAGCAGTGGACGGCACGGAACAGGTGCAAAAGCTGTTGTCCACCGTTTATCGCGTTAAACAACGTTTCGCCACAGGCCACATCATCGATGTTCTGCGGGGCATTGACACCGAACGCGTACAGCAATTTCACCATGCAGAATTGTCCACCTTTGGCATTGGCGCAGATGCGTCCGAAGCCGAATGGCGTGCAGTGATTCGCCAAACCATTGCACAAAATTTACTCACAGTGGATTTTGAAAGCTTCAGCTCATTACAATTGACCGAACTCGCTCGTCCTGTACTCAAAGGAGAACAAAAAGTCAAACTGCGCATCTACGAAAAACCAGTCAAAACCAAACGCACTGCAAACCACAGTTCCGCAAACGTTCAAGATGCCAATTTATCCGACATCGAAAAAGCAATTTTTGCAGCTTTGCGCAGCTGGCGTTTTGAGACCGCACGCGCCCACAATGTCCCTGCATACGTGATTTTCCACGATGCCACCTTGCGCGAAATCGCCATAGAAAAACCCACGCATCTGAATGAACTGCGTGGGTTATCGGGCGTGGGCGAGAAGAAACTGGATAACTATGGGGCGGAAATCATTGAAGTGGTGGCGGAATTCATCTAA